The following proteins come from a genomic window of Sphingosinicella flava:
- a CDS encoding class I SAM-dependent methyltransferase produces MTVEEKLKRLIAANGPISVAQYMAEANAHYYATRDPLGAAGDFTTAPEISQMFGELIGLWLADLWLRAGRPERVHYVELGPGRGTLAADALRAMKGAGLQPTVHFVETSPMLRAAQKRRVPGAIWHDHVDSLPGNDPLLIVANEFFDALPVRQLVRMPDGWRERMIGVENDAFLPAVGPPVPYGAIPEMLRSMPVGSILETSPASVAIMRALAERIAAQGGAALVVDYGHQRTGIGDTLQSVRGHAYADPFAEPGGRDLTAHVDFEALGDAARAGGARVSAVQTQGAFLTAMGIDLRVKALSRAAPERAEEVEVARHRLVAEDEMGSLFKIMAVTAPGWPEPEGFA; encoded by the coding sequence ATGACTGTCGAAGAGAAGCTCAAGCGCCTGATCGCCGCCAACGGACCGATTTCGGTCGCGCAATATATGGCCGAGGCGAATGCGCATTATTATGCGACCCGCGATCCCCTCGGCGCGGCGGGCGATTTCACCACCGCGCCGGAAATCAGCCAGATGTTCGGCGAACTGATCGGCCTCTGGCTCGCCGACCTGTGGCTTCGCGCCGGGCGTCCGGAGCGCGTGCATTATGTCGAGCTTGGTCCGGGGCGCGGCACGCTGGCTGCCGACGCCCTGCGCGCGATGAAAGGCGCGGGACTCCAGCCGACCGTCCACTTCGTCGAGACCAGCCCCATGTTGCGCGCCGCGCAGAAGAGGCGGGTTCCCGGTGCGATTTGGCACGATCATGTCGACTCTCTGCCCGGCAACGACCCGCTGCTGATCGTCGCCAACGAATTTTTCGACGCGCTTCCAGTGCGGCAGCTCGTCCGCATGCCCGATGGCTGGCGCGAGCGGATGATCGGCGTGGAGAATGATGCCTTTCTGCCCGCCGTCGGGCCTCCCGTTCCGTATGGCGCGATCCCCGAAATGCTGCGCAGCATGCCGGTCGGATCGATCCTCGAAACGTCCCCTGCATCGGTCGCTATCATGCGCGCGCTGGCGGAGCGGATCGCAGCGCAAGGCGGCGCGGCTCTCGTCGTCGATTACGGACACCAACGCACCGGCATCGGCGATACGCTGCAATCCGTGCGCGGTCATGCTTATGCCGATCCCTTCGCGGAACCCGGCGGACGCGATCTCACCGCCCATGTCGATTTCGAGGCGCTTGGCGATGCCGCCCGGGCTGGCGGGGCGCGGGTTTCGGCTGTGCAAACGCAAGGCGCGTTCCTGACTGCAATGGGCATTGATTTGCGCGTCAAGGCCCTCAGCCGTGCCGCCCCAGAACGCGCCGAAGAAGTCGAAGTCGCGCGTCACCGCCTTGTCGCGGAGGACGAGATGGGCAGCCTGTTCAAGATCATGGCCGTGACCGCGCCCGGTTGGCCCGAGCCGGAGGGCTTCGCATGA
- the lgt gene encoding prolipoprotein diacylglyceryl transferase, with product MILTSLSAAVIDASSGIRWDGLGLDPIALDLGFFQLRWYSLAYLAGIVCGWWYMLKLIDRPGAPMARRHVDDLVFFVAIGVILGGRLGYVLFYRPEYYIANPAEIPQLWDGGMSFHGGVIGVSLGLLYLARKHGLNWLRVHDYVACCIPFGLFFGRLANFVNGELWGRETHVPWAVVFPGGGDLPRHPSQLYEAGLEGIALGLILWFLFWKTDARYQPGKLVGTFLLGYGISRFLVELVRQPDAGLEHLAWGLSMGQTLTVPMILGGLYLIVTAKGRRERVEPIAGGESIA from the coding sequence TTGATACTGACATCACTTTCAGCAGCGGTCATCGACGCCTCGTCCGGGATACGCTGGGACGGCCTGGGCCTCGACCCGATTGCGCTCGACCTCGGCTTCTTTCAGCTTCGCTGGTATTCGCTCGCCTATCTCGCGGGCATCGTGTGCGGCTGGTGGTACATGCTGAAGCTGATCGACCGGCCCGGCGCTCCGATGGCGCGGCGGCATGTCGACGACCTCGTCTTTTTCGTTGCGATCGGCGTTATCCTAGGCGGGCGCCTCGGCTATGTGCTTTTCTACCGGCCCGAATATTATATAGCGAACCCGGCGGAAATTCCCCAGCTCTGGGACGGCGGCATGTCCTTCCACGGTGGCGTGATCGGCGTGTCGCTCGGCCTTCTTTACCTCGCGCGCAAGCATGGCCTCAACTGGCTGCGCGTCCACGATTATGTCGCCTGCTGCATTCCCTTCGGCCTCTTCTTCGGCCGCCTCGCCAATTTCGTGAACGGGGAACTTTGGGGGCGCGAGACGCATGTGCCGTGGGCGGTTGTCTTTCCCGGCGGCGGCGATCTGCCGCGCCATCCCAGTCAGCTTTACGAAGCGGGCCTTGAAGGCATCGCCCTTGGCCTCATCCTCTGGTTCCTGTTCTGGAAGACCGACGCCCGCTATCAGCCGGGCAAGCTCGTCGGCACTTTTCTCCTGGGTTACGGCATCAGCCGCTTCCTCGTCGAACTGGTGCGCCAGCCCGATGCGGGCCTCGAACATCTCGCCTGGGGCCTTTCCATGGGCCAGACCCTCACCGTGCCGATGATCCTCGGCGGCCTCTATCTCATCGTCACCGCCAAGGGCCGTCGCGAACGGGTGGAGCCGATCGCAGGCGGCGAGAGCATCGCCTGA
- a CDS encoding ribbon-helix-helix domain-containing protein, translating into MIPPPLFAGPVKRSMMIAGHATSISLEPLFWAALRRAAEAEGLPLNALVARIDALRLETPQPPNLGSAIRSWLFYRLQDENVSQ; encoded by the coding sequence ATGATCCCACCGCCCCTTTTCGCCGGTCCGGTCAAACGATCGATGATGATCGCGGGGCATGCGACGTCGATCAGTCTCGAACCTTTGTTCTGGGCCGCGCTGCGGCGCGCTGCGGAAGCCGAAGGCCTGCCGCTCAATGCGCTGGTTGCCCGTATCGATGCGTTGCGCCTTGAAACGCCGCAACCGCCCAATCTGGGTAGCGCAATCCGCTCATGGTTGTTCTACCGCCTGCAAGATGAGAATGTCTCGCAATAG
- a CDS encoding xanthine dehydrogenase family protein molybdopterin-binding subunit, with translation MAKQKAGTGVSRRTLLVGGGAGAGLILAWRLWPRAAETSLRAAPGESIFNAYLKIGSDGRVIVAVPQMELGQGVYTALPQILADELGADWRTVAVEPAPLSPLYSNRLLSEDEEGSWISGDRNGIVMTGGSTSVRAFETPLREAGAAARALLCKAAAERWNVDWREVETADGFALHKGTRLSFGELAEAASGYDVPGDLPMREGQENRLTGRPLPRIDVPAKVDGSARFAGDVRLPGMLFGAVRAGPPGGSRLERVDREAAERVPGVRALFENPRWAGAVATNWWAANRAVEAMKPVFETAGLVSSADADAALAEAMEAGEPSRFIEQGDADQAFIGGTGFAAHYSAGPAATVPMETLCATARMEGGRIEVWAPAQAPGLARAAAARAAGVPEKKVTLYPMPIGGGYGRKLETLAVEQAVVMAMQVGKPVQLSWSRLEEMTQDRYRPPALARLQTRMGESGRIAAFSARIAAPATALQTAERLKTGQGGDAAGADASAVAGAAPPYGIPTVLIDHVPVDVRIPTGLWRSGARGANTFFVESFIDEVARQVGVEPLSFRMTMLGDNPRLARVLTTAASLGGWDGGVAGGSMGIACHSAYGSHAALLVEVKVAEGRRVSVERAVCAVDCGRIVNPELLRQQIEGGIIYGIAAALARPIAFEDGLPTVRTLVGLDFPRLDRAPDIMVEIVDSGDEPGGATELAVPLAAPALANAIFAASGQRLRALPLQLGAG, from the coding sequence ATGGCGAAACAGAAGGCGGGAACCGGCGTCAGCAGGCGCACCTTGCTGGTTGGCGGCGGCGCGGGCGCCGGGCTGATCCTCGCCTGGCGGCTATGGCCCCGCGCGGCGGAAACCAGCCTGCGCGCAGCGCCCGGTGAGTCGATTTTCAACGCTTATTTGAAGATCGGCTCGGATGGACGCGTGATCGTCGCCGTGCCGCAGATGGAATTGGGGCAGGGCGTCTATACCGCTTTGCCGCAGATCCTGGCCGACGAGCTGGGTGCCGACTGGCGGACGGTGGCCGTCGAACCCGCGCCGCTCAGTCCCCTCTATTCCAACCGGCTGTTGTCGGAGGATGAGGAAGGATCGTGGATCTCTGGGGACCGGAACGGCATCGTCATGACCGGCGGCTCGACCTCCGTTCGGGCTTTCGAAACACCGTTGCGCGAAGCGGGGGCCGCGGCGCGCGCATTGTTGTGCAAGGCAGCCGCCGAGCGGTGGAACGTGGATTGGCGGGAGGTGGAAACGGCAGACGGATTCGCGCTGCACAAGGGGACGCGCCTGTCCTTCGGCGAATTGGCGGAGGCTGCGAGCGGATATGACGTGCCGGGCGACTTGCCGATGCGGGAGGGACAGGAAAACCGCCTGACCGGCCGGCCGCTGCCGCGCATCGACGTGCCCGCCAAGGTGGACGGCTCCGCGCGTTTCGCGGGCGACGTGCGTTTGCCCGGCATGCTGTTTGGCGCGGTCCGCGCCGGCCCTCCCGGCGGCAGCAGGCTGGAACGGGTCGACCGCGAAGCGGCGGAGCGCGTGCCCGGCGTCCGCGCCCTGTTCGAAAATCCGCGTTGGGCGGGCGCGGTCGCGACGAACTGGTGGGCGGCCAATCGTGCGGTCGAGGCGATGAAGCCGGTTTTCGAAACCGCCGGGCTCGTGTCCAGCGCGGATGCCGATGCGGCATTGGCCGAAGCCATGGAGGCGGGCGAGCCGAGCCGCTTTATCGAACAAGGCGATGCGGATCAGGCTTTCATCGGCGGCACCGGTTTTGCCGCTCATTACAGCGCCGGTCCCGCCGCGACCGTGCCAATGGAAACGCTTTGCGCCACCGCGCGCATGGAAGGCGGCCGGATCGAGGTATGGGCACCGGCACAGGCGCCGGGCCTTGCCCGTGCGGCGGCGGCGCGCGCCGCAGGAGTGCCGGAGAAGAAAGTAACCCTTTATCCGATGCCGATCGGCGGCGGTTATGGCCGCAAGCTCGAAACGCTGGCTGTCGAGCAAGCCGTGGTGATGGCGATGCAGGTTGGGAAACCGGTGCAGCTCAGCTGGTCGCGGCTCGAGGAGATGACGCAGGATCGCTATCGCCCGCCCGCTTTGGCCCGCCTGCAAACGCGCATGGGAGAAAGCGGGCGCATCGCCGCCTTTTCCGCCCGCATTGCGGCGCCCGCGACGGCGCTTCAGACGGCGGAGCGGTTGAAAACCGGGCAAGGCGGCGATGCCGCAGGGGCCGATGCATCGGCCGTCGCGGGCGCCGCGCCGCCCTATGGAATCCCCACCGTGCTGATCGATCATGTGCCGGTGGACGTGCGCATCCCGACCGGTTTGTGGCGCTCCGGCGCCCGCGGCGCCAACACCTTCTTCGTCGAATCCTTCATCGACGAGGTTGCGCGCCAGGTGGGCGTTGAACCCCTGTCCTTCCGCATGACCATGCTTGGCGACAATCCGCGCCTGGCACGCGTTCTCACGACCGCGGCGAGCCTGGGCGGCTGGGACGGTGGCGTCGCGGGCGGTTCGATGGGCATTGCGTGCCACAGCGCTTATGGGTCGCATGCCGCCTTGCTGGTCGAGGTTAAGGTCGCTGAGGGACGGCGCGTGAGCGTGGAGCGCGCCGTTTGCGCCGTCGATTGCGGCAGGATCGTCAATCCCGAATTGCTGCGCCAGCAAATCGAAGGCGGCATCATCTATGGCATCGCCGCCGCGCTCGCCCGGCCGATCGCCTTTGAGGACGGCTTGCCGACGGTGCGCACCCTTGTCGGACTGGATTTCCCCCGTCTCGACCGCGCGCCGGACATTATGGTGGAAATCGTGGACAGCGGGGATGAGCCGGGCGGCGCGACCGAGCTTGCGGTGCCGCTCGCCGCGCCCGCGCTTGCCAATGCGATCTTCGCCGCGAGCGGCCAGCGGCTGCGCGCCCTTCCCCTCCAGCTTGGAGCCGGCTGA
- the pgeF gene encoding peptidoglycan editing factor PgeF: protein MTVEAIRSKLLDGIPHGFLGRRGGVSKGPCAGLNAGFGSGDDPAAVAENRRRAVEAVAPGRRLVSVYQIHSAIAVPVSEPWGDDARPEADALVTNRPGLALGIVTADCTPVLLADRHAGVIGAAHAGWKGAVGGVLEATIAEMEKLGARREAIAAAVGPTIARKSYEVDEGFLRRFVDIDPSSEHFFSGGREDHYQFDLEGFVLSRLAAAGVTKVEALGLDTYSDPDRFYSYRRATHRNEPNYGRQISIIALP, encoded by the coding sequence ATGACCGTGGAAGCGATCCGCTCGAAACTGCTGGACGGCATCCCGCACGGTTTTCTGGGCCGGCGCGGCGGCGTGTCGAAAGGGCCGTGCGCGGGCCTCAACGCCGGCTTCGGCAGCGGCGACGATCCGGCGGCGGTGGCGGAAAACCGGCGGCGGGCGGTGGAGGCGGTGGCGCCGGGGCGACGGCTGGTTTCCGTCTATCAGATCCATTCCGCCATCGCCGTTCCGGTGAGCGAACCCTGGGGTGACGATGCCCGGCCAGAAGCCGATGCCCTCGTCACCAATCGCCCCGGCCTCGCGCTCGGCATCGTCACGGCGGACTGCACGCCCGTTTTGCTCGCCGACAGGCACGCCGGAGTTATCGGCGCCGCGCATGCGGGATGGAAGGGGGCCGTCGGCGGCGTACTCGAGGCGACGATCGCCGAGATGGAGAAATTGGGCGCCCGGCGCGAGGCCATCGCCGCCGCCGTCGGCCCGACCATCGCACGCAAATCCTACGAGGTGGACGAAGGCTTCCTCCGCCGCTTCGTCGATATCGATCCGTCCTCCGAACATTTTTTCTCCGGTGGGCGGGAAGACCATTATCAATTCGATCTCGAAGGCTTTGTCCTCTCCCGCCTCGCCGCCGCGGGCGTGACGAAGGTGGAAGCTTTGGGCCTCGACACCTATTCCGATCCCGACCGCTTCTACAGCTACCGCCGCGCCACCCATCGCAATGAACCAAATTATGGACGGCAGATATCGATCATCGCTCTTCCTTGA
- the hemH gene encoding ferrochelatase yields the protein MAKFQDHPAIPSPRIGVLIVNLGTPDAPEAGAVRRYLRQFLSDRRVVEIPPFLWQPILRGIILNVRPKKSAHAYAQVWSEDGSPLAAITRRQAGALKGAFGESVIVDHAMRYGRPAIGERIAALKDQGCERILIAPLYPQYCAATTATANDAAFAALAAMRWQPAIRTLPPYHDDPAYIAALKASLESALEKLDFAPDAILASFHGMPERTLQLGDPYHCHCRKTARLLSEATGREIQVAFQSRFGRAKWLEPATDATLAAMPGRGIRKVALVAPGFSADCLETLEELAIRGKEGFLAAGGTDFAYLPCLNDSSPGVEMLRSILARELAGWLPAS from the coding sequence ATGGCCAAATTCCAGGATCATCCCGCAATTCCGTCGCCCAGGATCGGCGTCCTTATCGTCAACCTCGGCACGCCGGACGCACCTGAAGCGGGAGCGGTACGCCGCTATCTGCGGCAATTCCTTTCCGATCGGCGCGTAGTCGAGATTCCGCCTTTTCTTTGGCAGCCGATCCTGCGCGGCATCATCCTCAACGTCCGGCCGAAGAAATCCGCCCATGCCTATGCCCAGGTGTGGAGCGAGGACGGCTCTCCGCTCGCCGCGATCACAAGGCGGCAGGCGGGGGCCCTGAAGGGAGCATTTGGAGAAAGCGTGATCGTCGATCATGCCATGCGCTACGGCCGCCCGGCGATCGGCGAACGGATCGCGGCGCTGAAGGATCAGGGATGCGAACGCATCCTGATCGCGCCGCTCTATCCGCAATATTGCGCGGCGACGACGGCGACCGCCAACGACGCCGCCTTTGCAGCGCTCGCCGCGATGCGCTGGCAGCCCGCGATCCGTACGCTGCCGCCTTATCATGACGATCCGGCTTATATCGCGGCACTGAAGGCATCGCTGGAGAGTGCGCTGGAAAAACTCGATTTTGCACCCGATGCGATCCTCGCAAGCTTCCACGGCATGCCGGAACGGACCTTGCAGCTGGGCGACCCCTATCATTGTCATTGCCGCAAGACGGCGCGGCTCCTTTCGGAAGCGACGGGGCGGGAGATCCAAGTCGCCTTTCAATCGCGTTTTGGTCGCGCGAAGTGGCTGGAGCCAGCGACCGACGCCACGCTGGCCGCCATGCCGGGGCGCGGCATTCGCAAGGTGGCGCTCGTCGCGCCGGGTTTTTCGGCCGATTGCCTCGAGACGCTGGAAGAGCTGGCGATACGCGGCAAAGAGGGGTTCCTGGCGGCCGGTGGCACGGATTTCGCCTATCTGCCCTGCCTCAACGACAGCAGCCCGGGTGTTGAAATGCTGCGCAGCATTTTGGCGCGCGAACTTGCGGGATGGCTCCCCGCTTCATAA
- a CDS encoding VOC family protein, which produces MLKDHDSAAIVAVRDLDRARDFYGGALELGLIAKGAEEGVLTYRTGATRLVVYRSEFAGTNKANAVVWGVGDEFDAIVAALETKGVHFEHYPGLGDLQGNVHVAGGMKLAWLKDSDGNILHINSM; this is translated from the coding sequence ATGCTCAAGGATCATGATTCAGCCGCCATCGTCGCCGTCCGCGATCTCGATCGCGCCCGCGATTTTTACGGCGGCGCGCTGGAGCTGGGGCTGATCGCGAAGGGCGCGGAGGAAGGCGTGCTGACCTACCGGACGGGCGCCACCCGCCTCGTCGTCTACCGCTCCGAATTTGCGGGCACGAACAAGGCCAATGCCGTGGTCTGGGGCGTCGGGGACGAATTCGACGCCATCGTCGCCGCGCTGGAGACGAAGGGCGTACACTTCGAACATTATCCCGGCCTCGGGGACTTGCAGGGCAATGTCCACGTCGCGGGCGGCATGAAACTAGCCTGGCTGAAGGATTCGGACGGCAACATCCTCCACATCAATTCGATGTGA
- the phbB gene encoding acetoacetyl-CoA reductase yields MTKVAIVTGGTRGIGEAISLALRDMGLTVAANYAGNDDKARDFTARTGIAAYKWNVGDYDACVDGVSRIEAALGPVAVLVNNAGITRDGTMKRMSRDMWDDVIDVNLGGCFNMAKAVWDGMNARKYGRIVNIGSINGQAGQYGQVNYAAAKSGIHGFTKALAQEGARAGITVNAIAPGYIDTDMVAAVPEDVLGKIVARIPVGRLGRAEEIARGVTFLCVEDAGFVTGSTLSINGGQHMY; encoded by the coding sequence ATGACAAAGGTGGCAATCGTCACGGGCGGAACGCGCGGCATTGGGGAGGCGATCAGCCTCGCGCTTCGGGACATGGGCCTGACCGTCGCCGCCAATTATGCGGGCAATGACGACAAGGCGCGGGACTTTACCGCGCGCACCGGCATTGCCGCTTATAAGTGGAATGTCGGCGATTACGACGCTTGCGTCGATGGCGTATCCCGCATCGAGGCGGCGCTCGGGCCGGTCGCGGTCCTCGTCAACAATGCCGGCATCACCCGCGACGGCACGATGAAGCGGATGAGCCGCGATATGTGGGACGATGTCATCGACGTGAACCTTGGCGGCTGCTTCAACATGGCCAAGGCCGTGTGGGACGGCATGAACGCCCGCAAATATGGCCGCATCGTCAACATCGGATCGATCAACGGTCAGGCGGGCCAGTACGGCCAGGTGAACTATGCCGCCGCCAAGTCGGGCATTCACGGCTTCACCAAGGCGCTGGCCCAGGAAGGCGCCCGCGCCGGCATCACCGTCAACGCCATCGCGCCCGGCTATATCGACACAGACATGGTCGCCGCCGTGCCGGAAGACGTGCTGGGCAAGATCGTGGCTCGCATCCCGGTGGGCCGCCTCGGCCGCGCCGAAGAGATTGCGCGCGGGGTCACTTTCCTTTGTGTCGAGGATGCGGGCTTCGTCACCGGTTCGACGCTGTCGATCAATGGCGGCCAGCATATGTATTGA
- a CDS encoding GNAT family N-acetyltransferase, translating to MTGISYRMAGTADAAMLASLARRTFTETFGHLYKPEDLAAFLESHSTERWAEELASPGFAVRIALSEGEAVAFIKIGPPTLPFTPVGPSIELRQFYVLKPWQGAGIAPALMDWAIGEARRRGAEHLYLSVFTDNHRARRFYARYGFTEIGPYAFKVGTHVDEDIVMHLALEARP from the coding sequence ATGACCGGCATATCCTATCGCATGGCCGGGACGGCGGATGCCGCGATGCTCGCATCGCTCGCGCGGCGCACTTTCACCGAGACTTTCGGCCATCTCTACAAGCCCGAAGACCTTGCCGCCTTCCTGGAAAGCCATAGCACGGAGCGCTGGGCCGAAGAGCTGGCCAGCCCCGGCTTCGCGGTCCGCATCGCGCTTTCCGAAGGGGAAGCGGTCGCCTTCATCAAGATCGGCCCGCCGACCCTGCCCTTCACGCCCGTGGGGCCGTCGATCGAGCTGCGCCAGTTCTACGTGCTGAAGCCTTGGCAGGGCGCGGGCATCGCACCGGCCTTGATGGACTGGGCGATCGGCGAGGCGCGGCGACGCGGGGCGGAACATCTTTACCTCTCCGTCTTCACCGACAATCACCGCGCGCGGCGCTTCTATGCGCGCTATGGTTTCACCGAAATCGGCCCCTATGCATTCAAGGTCGGCACTCATGTCGACGAGGATATCGTGATGCACCTCGCATTGGAGGCGCGGCCATGA
- a CDS encoding class I adenylate-forming enzyme family protein, with protein sequence MPSALDLKFETVLDAVTGPGGPIQIGRDDNGRAIVQNFPQTLPAFFDAFCALNADTIGVISNGERLTFAELNAVATRVAKALIGGHGVKKGDRVAIAMRNCTAWIVSYIAVVKAGGIAVLINGWWQADELAHGLALTEPVLVLADAPRAARIAATGVAGAILTLHIDQPIEGAMAPVLDRDGENAALPDVSPEDDATILFTSGSTGLSKGAVSTHRAVCNATYAYTISLICLKGILESEGRPPVNPPRTLVCVPLFHVTGEVPVMLNSFVIARGLVLMPKWDAGEALRLIEQETVTYFVGVPTMSLELMQHPDRDKYDLSSLTDIAAGGAARPVAHVKRLQESFATAQPALGYGLTETNATGCGNFWSNYAAKPASTGRAQAPLVEVAIFGAEDRHMPVGERGEIGIRGAGNIHAYWRNPEATATLFTPDGYVRTGDIGYLDEDGYLFIVDRKKDIIIRGGENISCQEVEAAIYAHPAVSEAAVFGLSDERLGEVPGAVVYCEHRQGLDEEGLRVFLEQRLARFKIPAVLWFVDEPLPKLGTGKIDKVVLRDAYRARAAA encoded by the coding sequence ATGCCGAGCGCGCTCGACCTAAAGTTCGAAACCGTCCTCGACGCGGTGACCGGCCCCGGCGGCCCGATCCAGATCGGCCGCGACGACAATGGGCGTGCCATCGTCCAGAATTTTCCGCAGACCTTGCCCGCTTTCTTCGACGCCTTTTGTGCGCTGAATGCCGACACGATCGGTGTAATTTCGAACGGCGAGCGGCTGACCTTCGCGGAGCTGAACGCCGTCGCGACGCGCGTGGCGAAGGCGCTGATCGGCGGTCATGGAGTCAAGAAGGGAGACCGCGTCGCCATCGCGATGCGCAACTGCACCGCCTGGATCGTCTCCTACATCGCGGTCGTGAAGGCAGGCGGGATCGCGGTGCTGATCAATGGCTGGTGGCAGGCGGACGAGCTGGCGCATGGCCTTGCCCTCACCGAGCCCGTTCTTGTCCTCGCGGATGCGCCGCGTGCTGCCCGGATCGCGGCAACCGGGGTTGCGGGTGCGATCCTGACGCTGCACATCGACCAGCCGATCGAGGGAGCCATGGCGCCGGTGCTGGATCGAGACGGCGAGAATGCGGCGCTGCCCGACGTGTCGCCGGAGGATGACGCGACCATTCTCTTTACGTCCGGATCGACGGGTCTGTCGAAAGGCGCCGTGTCGACGCACCGCGCCGTCTGCAACGCGACTTACGCCTATACGATCAGCCTCATCTGTCTGAAGGGGATATTGGAAAGCGAAGGGCGCCCGCCGGTCAATCCGCCGCGCACCCTAGTCTGCGTGCCTCTCTTCCACGTCACGGGCGAGGTGCCGGTGATGCTGAACAGCTTCGTCATCGCGCGCGGGCTGGTCCTGATGCCCAAATGGGATGCGGGAGAGGCGCTGCGCCTGATCGAGCAGGAGACGGTCACCTATTTCGTCGGCGTGCCGACGATGAGCCTGGAACTGATGCAGCATCCGGACCGCGACAAATATGATCTTTCGTCCCTGACCGACATCGCCGCGGGCGGCGCGGCGCGGCCGGTGGCGCATGTGAAACGGCTGCAGGAGAGTTTCGCAACCGCGCAGCCCGCCTTGGGCTATGGCCTCACCGAAACGAACGCCACGGGGTGCGGCAATTTCTGGTCCAATTATGCGGCGAAGCCCGCGTCCACGGGCCGCGCGCAAGCACCGTTGGTCGAAGTCGCCATCTTCGGAGCGGAGGATCGCCATATGCCCGTAGGGGAGCGCGGCGAGATCGGCATACGCGGGGCGGGCAACATCCATGCCTATTGGCGCAATCCGGAAGCGACGGCGACCCTGTTCACGCCCGACGGCTATGTCCGCACCGGCGATATCGGCTATCTCGACGAGGACGGATATTTGTTCATCGTCGATCGCAAGAAGGACATCATCATCCGGGGCGGCGAGAATATCAGCTGCCAGGAAGTGGAGGCCGCCATCTACGCCCATCCGGCCGTGTCGGAAGCGGCGGTGTTCGGACTTTCCGATGAGCGGCTGGGCGAAGTGCCCGGCGCCGTCGTCTATTGCGAGCACCGGCAGGGGCTGGATGAGGAAGGGCTGCGCGTCTTTCTGGAACAGCGTCTCGCCAGGTTCAAAATTCCGGCTGTCCTCTGGTTCGTGGACGAACCTTTGCCCAAGCTCGGCACCGGCAAGATCGACAAGGTCGTTTTGAGGGACGCCTATCGCGCCAGGGCGGCGGCCTGA